In Flavobacterium sp. N1736, the following are encoded in one genomic region:
- a CDS encoding O-antigen ligase family protein: MKINTNNLKLILTVCLITFCIQTPDVKLGFVKISEILLLLIVPFLFKKSINKFIFYFLVFFTVEAILGLIMTSTHHFEILGPSKFKAPYIITIGRYFELIACISLCILTFRLFKKSPQDSKKIIDYLVNWNVAITAIFFLIFLVVKIGLLSAQHSIVIYDSNRLRGLYNEGGPFGLMLSFIFILTFFQENTRQRLFKQLFLFIIIAFCARSKAGILFVVVWIALYNFQILKHKLRAFVIPLILIFSVGFYFLFINVSYMYFNEFNRIKLSIKERPTDINLILGRVSGVYIVPKMVEDNPVFGIGMGNYPLLRNNAEYRSIFPKPPKESIDIDAHGFGGIVDIIVEMGLVGFFFFMFIIYGLCQEIKTFNKGTVLVLGFLLIYCFGVQIYFLYPWVLLAVILAYRNNYIDEISN; encoded by the coding sequence GTGAAAATAAATACAAATAATCTTAAATTGATTTTGACAGTTTGTTTGATTACATTTTGTATTCAAACGCCTGATGTTAAGTTAGGTTTTGTAAAAATTTCAGAGATTTTATTATTACTTATTGTACCATTTCTCTTTAAAAAATCGATCAATAAATTTATATTTTATTTTCTTGTTTTTTTTACCGTTGAAGCCATTTTGGGGCTTATAATGACATCAACACATCATTTTGAAATTCTTGGGCCATCAAAGTTTAAGGCACCATATATTATAACAATTGGTCGTTATTTTGAGTTAATAGCCTGCATAAGTTTGTGCATTTTAACATTTCGATTGTTTAAAAAAAGCCCTCAGGATTCAAAAAAAATAATTGACTATTTAGTAAATTGGAATGTTGCTATTACAGCAATTTTCTTTTTGATTTTTTTAGTCGTTAAAATTGGTCTGTTGTCAGCGCAGCATAGTATTGTTATTTATGACTCAAATAGATTAAGAGGACTTTATAATGAAGGCGGACCATTTGGATTAATGCTGTCTTTTATTTTTATACTTACCTTTTTTCAGGAAAATACACGTCAAAGGCTTTTTAAACAACTATTTTTATTTATAATTATTGCTTTTTGTGCCAGATCTAAAGCCGGAATTTTATTTGTTGTTGTTTGGATAGCATTATATAACTTCCAAATTTTGAAACACAAACTTCGTGCATTTGTAATTCCGTTGATACTCATTTTTTCGGTTGGATTTTACTTTCTGTTTATTAACGTTAGTTATATGTATTTTAATGAATTTAACAGAATAAAATTATCAATTAAAGAGCGTCCAACAGATATTAATTTAATTTTAGGAAGAGTTTCTGGAGTTTACATTGTACCAAAAATGGTTGAAGATAATCCTGTTTTTGGAATCGGAATGGGGAATTATCCATTATTAAGAAATAATGCCGAATACAGATCTATTTTTCCTAAACCACCAAAAGAATCAATAGATATTGATGCACATGGTTTTGGCGGAATTGTAGATATTATTGTAGAAATGGGACTTGTTGGTTTTTTCTTTTTTATGTTTATTATTTATGGTTTGTGTCAGGAAATAAAAACTTTTAATAAAGGAACCGTTTTAGTGTTGGGTTTTTTACTGATTTATTGCTTTGGTGTGCAAATTTACTTTTTATATCCATGGGTATTATTGGCTGTTATTTTGGCCTACAGAAATAATTATATAGATGAAATTAGTAATTGA
- a CDS encoding class I SAM-dependent methyltransferase — protein MTNKLNIGCGNDIKEGFVNLDITQLPGVDVVCDIENSPLPFEDNFFEYIVCIDVLEHVEYIKVLKEIHRVLKPGGIVEIRVPHFTSSNNFIDPTHKKMFSFRTFNFFANNIKYNRNYYFDFQFSEVLYSKITFIRKNPINWPFIVWVNINNVTKKIYEETFFRNIAPAFNVEVQLKK, from the coding sequence ATGACAAATAAGCTTAATATTGGTTGCGGAAATGATATTAAGGAAGGGTTTGTAAATCTAGATATTACACAATTACCCGGCGTTGATGTTGTTTGCGATATTGAAAATAGCCCATTACCATTTGAAGATAATTTTTTTGAATACATTGTATGTATAGATGTTTTAGAACATGTTGAATACATCAAGGTTTTAAAGGAAATACACAGAGTTTTAAAACCCGGAGGCATTGTCGAAATTAGAGTTCCACATTTTACATCGAGTAATAATTTTATTGATCCTACGCATAAAAAAATGTTTTCATTTCGAACTTTCAATTTTTTTGCAAACAACATAAAGTACAATCGAAATTATTATTTTGATTTTCAGTTTAGCGAAGTCCTCTATTCGAAAATTACATTTATTCGCAAAAATCCTATCAATTGGCCTTTTATTGTCTGGGTAAACATTAATAATGTAACCAAAAAAATTTACGAAGAAACATTCTTTCGTAATATCGCTCCGGCATTTAATGTTGAGGTTCAGCTGAAAAAGTAA
- a CDS encoding glycosyltransferase family 2 protein: MSELVSIITPTFNAEKYIKATIQSVQNQSYPNWEMILVDDASTDETVSIIKEFAQNDNRIKLTELSKNSGNGFARNVALENATGKYIAYLDADDLWFPIKLEKQIAFLKTNNLPFTFSFYDCIDEEGNNLRKRVEAPLNLTYKQLFFCNYVGNLTAIYDADYFGKIVIEATQKRQDWRLWLTILKQIKTTKPVPEPLAFYRIRKDSISSSKFKLIKHNFGVYRDFHGFNFVFSVLLMIRFLFTQLIIKPKYIKKA; this comes from the coding sequence ATGAGTGAATTAGTTTCGATTATAACACCAACTTTTAACGCCGAAAAATACATTAAGGCGACAATACAATCCGTGCAAAATCAAAGTTACCCAAATTGGGAAATGATTTTGGTTGATGATGCTTCTACAGATGAAACAGTTTCTATAATAAAAGAATTTGCTCAGAATGATAATCGAATAAAGCTAACCGAATTATCTAAAAATTCAGGAAATGGCTTTGCCAGAAACGTAGCTTTAGAAAACGCAACCGGAAAATATATTGCCTATTTAGACGCAGATGATTTGTGGTTTCCGATTAAATTAGAAAAACAGATTGCCTTTTTAAAAACAAATAATTTACCCTTTACATTTAGCTTTTACGATTGTATAGATGAAGAAGGAAACAATTTGCGCAAACGTGTTGAAGCACCTTTAAATTTAACTTACAAACAATTGTTTTTTTGCAATTATGTAGGCAATTTAACAGCAATTTACGATGCAGATTATTTCGGAAAAATTGTAATTGAAGCCACACAAAAAAGACAAGATTGGCGATTGTGGCTTACTATTTTAAAACAAATAAAAACTACTAAACCAGTTCCGGAACCTTTAGCGTTTTACAGAATTAGAAAAGATTCTATTTCATCATCAAAATTCAAATTGATAAAACACAATTTTGGTGTTTACCGAGATTTTCACGGATTTAATTTTGTGTTTTCTGTTTTATTAATGATCCGATTTTTATTTACGCAATTGATTATTAAGCCAAAATATATAAAGAAAGCATAG
- a CDS encoding oligosaccharide flippase family protein, producing the protein MFTNKFAETIVANKRHINSSFFLFLINFINFVYPLLISPIIIKKCGLEGFGLVILFQSVFIFIASITDYGFNINATREITLNQNKEQFVNHHFFVIGYTKALLLFLALLLSIFIYFLLPKANEYSTLYFLSLVILIGRAFNPLWILRSIHKIKYFFYFFILFKLISFLIICFFLNDESNLYLVNLTIGLSDFLTCLLSILVLFFSMKWHFCKPDIAAIKKEIITGFSIFIQVISINANAYLNPVILGLFVNEYALGIYCVVEKIILVVKFCGSFVIQSIFPKACEVAAKSIFSYKLFSRKIFLFLLVSMILAGILLTAFSDIFVSYFLKTNRLICSEFLVYNAWIPFVVALNMVPYMTFMVFGKQKSITSIMIFSVILNVVINAILSKYYGIYGIATGIYITEIFISISLWAILILKFPKLNFMNNDK; encoded by the coding sequence ATGTTTACAAATAAATTTGCTGAAACTATTGTTGCAAACAAAAGGCATATTAATTCTTCCTTTTTTTTGTTTTTAATCAATTTCATCAATTTTGTTTATCCACTTTTGATCTCGCCAATTATTATAAAAAAATGTGGCCTTGAAGGTTTTGGTTTAGTGATTCTGTTTCAATCCGTTTTCATTTTTATAGCCTCAATAACAGATTATGGTTTTAATATTAATGCCACCAGAGAGATAACATTAAATCAAAATAAGGAGCAATTTGTAAACCATCATTTTTTTGTAATTGGTTATACAAAAGCACTTTTGTTGTTTTTAGCACTTTTGCTTTCGATATTCATTTACTTTCTTTTACCAAAGGCAAATGAATATTCTACACTGTATTTTTTATCTCTGGTTATTTTAATTGGAAGAGCTTTTAATCCTTTATGGATTTTACGATCAATACATAAAATCAAATATTTTTTTTACTTTTTTATTCTCTTCAAACTAATAAGTTTTTTAATAATCTGCTTCTTTTTGAATGATGAAAGTAATTTATATCTGGTGAATTTAACCATTGGATTATCTGATTTTTTAACCTGTTTGTTGTCGATTTTAGTTTTGTTTTTTAGCATGAAATGGCATTTTTGCAAACCAGATATTGCAGCTATCAAAAAAGAAATTATAACGGGTTTTAGCATTTTTATTCAGGTAATTTCAATTAACGCCAATGCTTATCTTAACCCGGTAATTTTAGGTTTATTTGTAAATGAATATGCTTTGGGGATTTATTGTGTGGTCGAAAAAATTATTTTGGTCGTTAAGTTTTGTGGCTCATTTGTCATTCAGAGCATTTTTCCAAAAGCTTGCGAAGTAGCGGCAAAAAGCATTTTTAGTTATAAACTTTTTTCGCGAAAAATATTTCTTTTTTTATTGGTTTCGATGATTTTGGCAGGCATACTCTTAACTGCTTTTTCAGACATTTTTGTTTCTTATTTCTTAAAAACGAATAGATTAATTTGCAGTGAATTTTTAGTTTATAACGCCTGGATTCCTTTTGTGGTGGCTTTAAATATGGTTCCGTATATGACCTTTATGGTTTTTGGAAAACAAAAAAGCATAACATCAATTATGATATTTTCTGTGATATTGAATGTTGTTATAAACGCAATTCTCTCAAAATATTATGGAATCTATGGTATAGCCACAGGAATTTACATAACAGAAATTTTTATTTCAATATCTTTATGGGCAATTTTAATACTTAAATTCCCAAAACTTAATTTTATGAACAATGACAAATAA
- a CDS encoding glycosyltransferase family 4 protein — protein MKLVIDIRLINASGIGTYLKNVIPGILHAFDEVSVLGNTAEIQLFDWSKNVEIIEFNAAIYSIKEQIQYPFIVPKCDILWCPHFNAPIFSVKADKIVTTIHDAYHLNPSASISYLKKKYAKILFENAVRKSKIIFTVSEFSKSEILKYTNANPEKLKIVYCGVDKSFFRNVKYKSDLKLPQNYILYVGNIKPHKNLIVLLKAYASFSEEFKSKYSLVFVGKKEGFLTEDNQIHNFIISNNLQKHITFTGYIDDSEIPKIYHEARLFVFPSLYEGFGLPILEALASHTKVISSSAASLPEVGGEAVLYFDPDNYLELAGIIKNNIEDSSKNELLFAQGEKQLEKFTWKKSIEEHLNAFKKLK, from the coding sequence ATGAAATTAGTAATTGATATTAGGCTGATAAATGCCTCTGGAATTGGAACCTATTTAAAGAATGTAATTCCGGGGATTTTACACGCATTTGATGAGGTTTCTGTTTTAGGGAATACTGCAGAAATTCAACTTTTTGATTGGAGTAAAAATGTTGAAATAATAGAATTTAATGCAGCTATTTATTCAATAAAAGAGCAAATTCAATATCCATTTATAGTTCCAAAATGTGACATATTATGGTGTCCGCATTTTAATGCACCAATTTTTTCTGTCAAAGCCGATAAAATTGTAACAACAATTCACGACGCCTATCATTTAAATCCGAGTGCTTCCATTTCTTATTTAAAGAAAAAATATGCTAAAATTTTATTTGAAAATGCAGTCCGAAAATCTAAAATAATATTTACCGTTTCAGAATTTTCAAAATCTGAAATTTTAAAATATACAAATGCCAATCCTGAAAAATTAAAAATTGTTTATTGTGGAGTCGATAAATCATTTTTTAGAAATGTAAAATATAAATCGGATTTAAAACTTCCTCAAAATTATATTCTGTATGTTGGAAATATAAAACCACATAAAAACCTGATCGTTTTATTAAAAGCATACGCTTCTTTTTCAGAAGAATTTAAATCAAAATATTCATTAGTTTTTGTTGGCAAAAAAGAAGGTTTTTTAACAGAAGACAACCAAATTCACAATTTTATAATCAGTAATAATCTGCAAAAACACATTACATTTACAGGTTATATTGACGATTCTGAAATTCCAAAGATTTATCATGAAGCAAGATTATTTGTTTTTCCATCTTTATATGAAGGTTTTGGATTGCCAATTTTAGAAGCACTCGCTTCACACACAAAAGTAATAAGTTCAAGTGCAGCAAGTTTACCCGAAGTGGGAGGCGAAGCAGTTCTTTATTTTGATCCAGACAATTATTTAGAACTTGCCGGAATAATTAAAAACAACATTGAAGATTCGTCTAAGAATGAACTTTTATTTGCTCAAGGCGAAAAACAATTAGAAAAATTCACCTGGAAAAAATCTATTGAAGAACATTTAAATGCATTTAAAAAATTAAAATGA
- a CDS encoding O-antigen ligase family protein: MKQFILKYNNSVFYFFLLAIALFPILPMGVESVLMFSGFLFSLLYFIVEGKNFWTKEKTIQLILFSSLFLIFTFSLLYTNDVKTGIKFITRLLPTILFPAIFLFNEKKIINTDRFSKITSVYCGAILLVLIYLNIVLFQELYISSVKFWDFRQFIEIKTKVHGTYLAMWVGFAIVLLLYKIKNEILSAKKYSTIFLMLFVIVYFFYWQYVIGSRMPFLATIIVCFFCLFKNLKQMVLAAILLVFLSALLVLKMDRIGERFGKLKNYDFTFPEGKYEDNYPNISNEQIRNGIYFCSYQTLKQEPFLGYGVGDVDAKLQSCYDNTFTNTDTYKVTNYNSHNEYLNIILSAGILGLILFLLSNFYFIRKAVSRKSGIYISFISFVFLNFCFENILSRHDGVVFFSFFNSLLFFQYNNLNEKSTN, from the coding sequence ATGAAACAATTTATTTTAAAATATAATAATTCCGTTTTCTATTTTTTTCTATTAGCAATAGCACTCTTTCCTATTTTACCAATGGGAGTAGAAAGTGTTTTAATGTTTAGCGGATTTCTGTTTTCGCTTCTTTATTTTATTGTTGAAGGGAAAAACTTTTGGACAAAAGAGAAAACAATTCAATTGATTTTATTTTCCTCATTATTTTTAATTTTTACATTTTCATTGCTTTACACTAACGATGTTAAAACAGGAATTAAATTCATAACCAGACTTTTACCAACTATTTTGTTTCCGGCTATTTTTTTATTCAATGAAAAAAAAATTATAAATACTGATCGATTCAGTAAAATAACCAGCGTTTATTGCGGTGCAATATTACTTGTACTTATCTATTTGAATATTGTTTTGTTTCAGGAACTATATATTTCCAGTGTTAAATTTTGGGATTTCAGACAATTTATCGAAATAAAAACAAAAGTACACGGGACTTATCTGGCCATGTGGGTAGGTTTTGCAATTGTTCTCCTTTTATATAAAATTAAAAATGAAATTTTGTCAGCAAAAAAGTATTCTACTATTTTTTTGATGTTGTTTGTTATCGTTTATTTCTTTTATTGGCAATATGTCATAGGTTCCAGAATGCCTTTTTTGGCAACAATAATAGTTTGCTTTTTTTGCCTTTTTAAAAATCTAAAACAAATGGTTTTGGCTGCTATTTTATTAGTCTTTTTAAGTGCGCTATTGGTTTTAAAAATGGATAGAATTGGCGAAAGATTTGGGAAATTAAAAAACTACGATTTCACCTTTCCAGAAGGAAAATACGAAGATAATTATCCCAATATTAGTAACGAGCAAATTAGAAATGGAATTTATTTTTGCAGCTACCAAACTCTAAAACAAGAGCCTTTTTTGGGTTATGGAGTTGGAGATGTTGATGCCAAATTACAATCCTGTTATGATAATACTTTTACCAATACTGATACTTATAAAGTAACAAATTATAATTCGCACAATGAGTATTTAAATATAATTTTATCAGCAGGAATTCTTGGACTTATTTTGTTTTTACTATCTAATTTTTATTTTATAAGAAAAGCGGTTAGCAGAAAATCAGGTATTTATATCTCATTTATTTCATTTGTTTTTCTAAATTTTTGCTTCGAAAACATTTTAAGCAGACATGATGGTGTTGTTTTTTTTAGTTTTTTTAATTCCCTACTTTTTTTTCAATACAATAATTTAAATGAAAAAAGCACTAATTAA
- a CDS encoding ORF6N domain-containing protein codes for MDDHSLLSEETISNKIYFIRGQKVMLDRDLALLYGIETKRLKEQVKRNRNRFPEDFMFELTKIEFENWRSQFATSNSEKMGLRYLPMAFTEHGVLMLSSILNSDKAIQTNIQIMRIFTKVRQMLQDTTEIKVDILQIQKKLENHDKNIELVFSYLDELTEKKEDGSERVKIGYKK; via the coding sequence ATGGACGATCATTCTCTACTTTCTGAAGAAACTATTTCTAATAAAATATATTTTATACGCGGTCAAAAAGTGATGCTTGATCGTGATTTGGCTTTACTTTATGGAATAGAAACTAAAAGATTAAAAGAACAAGTAAAAAGAAACAGGAATCGTTTTCCTGAAGACTTTATGTTTGAACTTACTAAAATAGAATTTGAAAATTGGAGGTCGCAATTTGCGACCTCCAATTCTGAAAAGATGGGTTTGCGGTATTTACCAATGGCATTCACAGAACATGGCGTTTTGATGTTATCAAGTATTTTAAATAGCGACAAAGCAATTCAAACCAATATTCAGATCATGCGAATTTTCACGAAAGTGAGACAAATGCTTCAGGATACAACAGAAATAAAAGTTGATATTCTACAGATTCAGAAGAAGTTAGAGAATCATGATAAAAATATTGAATTGGTTTTTTCTTATTTAGATGAACTAACTGAGAAAAAAGAAGATGGAAGTGAAAGAGTGAAAATTGGATATAAAAAATAA
- a CDS encoding undecaprenyl-phosphate glucose phosphotransferase: MTVTGRYSKYIRPISILIDLAVITAVNFFVFKGLVSNMLFFIFYQYIGWGLLAFSIQFYEVYRFTTPIEIASKILRQGILFLLVVIAFFPFSRMTVFRESSIIMFISLVLMLVFIFKFSLFFYLKEYRIITGSNYRNAIIIGFTPEAIRLKNLFEIRKDYGYRFLGYFSDKKAGIDITGKLTDLKPFVIENAVDEIYCSLNEVSNSYLKDLIEFADENKKTIKFIPDTKEIFSKNLKIDYYDFFPVLSLKQTMLNEPAIQLLKRSFDVFFSILIIVFVLSWLVPLLAILIKLESKGPVFFKQGRPGLGENEFVCYKFRSMRINKTTEKEASKNDPRVTVIGRFIRKTSIDELPQFINVLKGDMSVVGPRPHLWSQNKEYGNRVKKYMVRHCVKPGITGLAQVSGFRGEITIERDMINRIKFDVFYIENWSLILDLKIIFQTVINIFKGDKKAY, from the coding sequence ATGACAGTAACAGGAAGATACTCAAAATATATCAGGCCAATTAGTATATTAATCGACCTTGCGGTAATTACTGCGGTAAACTTTTTTGTATTTAAAGGGCTTGTTTCAAACATGCTGTTTTTTATTTTCTATCAATATATTGGTTGGGGATTATTAGCTTTTTCAATTCAATTTTATGAGGTTTATCGTTTTACAACTCCAATTGAAATTGCTTCAAAAATACTTAGACAGGGAATTTTATTTCTTCTGGTTGTGATCGCTTTTTTTCCTTTTTCGAGAATGACTGTTTTTCGGGAATCGTCAATTATAATGTTTATTTCGCTTGTATTGATGTTAGTATTTATTTTTAAATTTTCATTGTTTTTTTATTTAAAAGAATATAGAATAATAACAGGCAGTAATTATAGAAACGCTATCATCATTGGATTTACACCGGAAGCAATTCGTTTAAAAAATCTTTTTGAAATTAGAAAAGATTATGGATATCGATTTCTCGGATATTTTTCAGACAAGAAAGCAGGTATTGACATTACAGGAAAACTGACCGACCTGAAGCCTTTTGTAATTGAGAATGCTGTAGATGAAATTTATTGCTCTTTGAATGAAGTATCAAATAGTTACTTAAAAGATTTAATTGAATTTGCAGATGAGAATAAAAAAACCATAAAATTTATTCCGGACACAAAAGAGATTTTTTCAAAGAATTTAAAAATAGATTATTACGACTTTTTCCCTGTACTTTCCTTAAAGCAAACAATGCTTAATGAACCTGCAATACAATTGTTAAAACGTTCGTTTGATGTTTTTTTCTCCATTTTAATAATTGTTTTTGTACTGTCATGGCTGGTTCCCTTATTGGCAATTTTGATAAAATTAGAATCAAAAGGCCCTGTTTTTTTTAAGCAGGGAAGACCGGGATTGGGCGAAAACGAATTTGTATGTTATAAATTCCGCTCCATGCGAATTAATAAAACTACCGAAAAAGAAGCTTCAAAAAACGATCCTCGCGTTACAGTAATTGGTCGGTTTATTAGAAAAACCAGCATAGATGAATTGCCGCAATTTATCAATGTTTTAAAAGGAGACATGTCGGTTGTTGGACCAAGACCACATCTTTGGTCGCAAAATAAAGAATACGGAAACAGAGTAAAAAAATATATGGTGCGGCATTGTGTTAAACCAGGAATTACCGGACTGGCACAAGTGAGTGGTTTTCGAGGCGAAATCACAATAGAAAGAGATATGATTAACCGAATAAAATTTGATGTTTTTTATATCGAAAACTGGTCTCTCATTTTAGATTTGAAAATAATTTTTCAAACTGTAATCAATATTTTCAAAGGCGATAAAAAAGCATATTAA
- a CDS encoding UDP-glucuronic acid decarboxylase family protein, with product MKRILITGAAGFLGSHLCDRFIKEGYYVIGMDNLITGDLKNIEHLFKLEHFEFYHHDITKFVHVPGDLDYILHFASPASPIDYLKIPIQTLKVGSLGTHNLLGLARVKKARILIASTSEVYGDPLVHPQTEEYYGNVNTIGPRGVYDEAKRFQESITMAYHTFHGVETRIVRIFNTYGPRMRLNDGRVIPAFIGQALRGEDLTIFGDGMQTRSFCYVDDQVEGIFRLLHSDYVYPVNIGNPDEITIKDFAEEIIKLTGTNQKVVYHPLPINDPLQRQPDTTKAKELLGWEAKVSRSEGMKITYDYFRSLSKEELSKEEHKDFSNYIK from the coding sequence ATGAAAAGAATACTTATTACCGGAGCGGCGGGTTTTTTAGGATCACATTTATGCGATCGCTTTATCAAAGAAGGATATTATGTTATTGGTATGGATAATTTGATAACGGGAGATCTTAAAAATATTGAGCATTTATTTAAATTAGAACATTTTGAATTTTACCACCATGACATTACTAAATTTGTGCATGTTCCGGGTGATTTAGACTATATATTACATTTTGCTTCGCCAGCAAGTCCAATTGATTATTTAAAAATTCCTATTCAGACTTTAAAAGTTGGATCTTTAGGAACACATAATTTATTGGGTTTAGCCCGAGTAAAAAAAGCCAGAATTTTGATCGCTTCAACTTCTGAAGTTTATGGAGATCCGCTTGTACATCCACAAACAGAAGAATATTATGGAAACGTAAATACCATTGGACCAAGAGGTGTTTATGATGAAGCCAAACGTTTTCAGGAATCTATTACAATGGCATATCATACTTTTCATGGCGTAGAAACCAGAATTGTCCGTATTTTTAACACTTACGGACCAAGAATGCGTCTTAATGACGGACGTGTAATTCCGGCATTTATTGGTCAGGCACTTCGCGGTGAAGATTTAACCATTTTTGGAGACGGAATGCAAACCCGTTCGTTCTGTTATGTCGACGATCAGGTTGAAGGTATTTTCAGATTATTACATTCTGATTATGTTTATCCGGTAAATATTGGAAATCCGGATGAAATCACTATTAAAGATTTTGCCGAAGAAATTATCAAACTAACAGGAACAAATCAAAAAGTGGTGTATCATCCTTTGCCAATAAACGATCCGTTACAACGTCAGCCGGATACAACCAAAGCAAAAGAATTATTAGGCTGGGAAGCAAAAGTTAGCCGTTCTGAAGGAATGAAAATTACATACGATTATTTCAGATCACTTTCAAAAGAAGAACTTTCAAAAGAAGAGCACAAGGATTTTTCGAATTACATCAAATAA
- a CDS encoding glycosyltransferase: protein MKKALINDWYYVNGGAEKVIHSLNSIWDDFDHFALIDFLNNDDRNFILNGKKARTSFIQKLPTANQNHRKFLQLFPLAIEQFDLSNYDLIISSSSAVAKGVRTKKNQLHICYCHSPMRYVWDLQEQYLQDAGLNKGLKGWYAKYVLNKIKKWDLANSQNVDFFIANSNYVAQRIKRIYNRESTVIYPPVDVDFFELEENKENYYFTSSRLVSYKKVQLIVETFNELPHLKLIVGGDGPEFQKLKKIAKSNIEFVGFVNYEKLRKLMQKAKAFVFAAEEDFGIIPVEAQACGTPVIAFAKGGALETVVENQTGVFFEEQSIQKLKNAIRAFEKIEFDPKKIREHAIRFSKQRFENEMKTFVESKFKEHLTKR, encoded by the coding sequence ATGAAAAAAGCACTAATTAACGATTGGTATTATGTAAATGGAGGTGCAGAAAAGGTAATTCATTCTCTTAACTCCATTTGGGATGATTTTGATCATTTTGCATTGATTGATTTTTTAAATAATGACGATCGCAATTTCATACTTAATGGAAAAAAAGCCAGGACAAGTTTCATTCAAAAATTACCAACAGCAAACCAAAATCATCGTAAATTTTTGCAATTATTTCCATTAGCAATTGAACAATTTGATCTAAGTAATTACGACCTAATAATTAGTTCATCATCTGCAGTGGCAAAGGGAGTTCGTACAAAAAAAAATCAATTACACATTTGTTACTGTCATTCACCTATGCGCTATGTTTGGGATTTGCAAGAGCAATATTTGCAGGACGCAGGTTTAAATAAAGGTTTAAAAGGCTGGTATGCAAAATATGTTTTAAATAAAATTAAAAAATGGGATCTTGCCAATTCTCAAAATGTTGATTTTTTTATTGCTAATTCTAATTATGTTGCCCAAAGAATAAAGCGAATTTATAATCGGGAATCGACTGTGATATATCCTCCGGTTGATGTTGATTTTTTTGAGTTGGAAGAAAATAAAGAGAATTATTATTTTACATCGTCACGTTTAGTTTCATATAAAAAAGTTCAGTTAATTGTAGAGACGTTTAATGAATTACCTCATTTAAAATTAATTGTTGGAGGAGACGGACCAGAATTTCAAAAATTAAAAAAAATAGCAAAAAGCAATATTGAATTTGTTGGCTTTGTTAATTATGAAAAGCTTAGAAAATTAATGCAAAAAGCAAAAGCATTTGTTTTTGCAGCCGAAGAAGATTTTGGAATAATTCCAGTCGAAGCACAAGCCTGCGGAACTCCGGTTATAGCCTTTGCAAAAGGTGGAGCTCTGGAAACTGTTGTTGAAAATCAGACAGGAGTTTTCTTTGAAGAACAATCAATTCAAAAATTAAAAAACGCCATAAGGGCTTTTGAAAAAATAGAATTTGACCCCAAAAAAATTCGGGAACATGCAATTAGATTTTCTAAGCAAAGATTTGAAAATGAAATGAAAACTTTTGTTGAAAGCAAATTTAAAGAGCATTTAACTAAAAGATAA